The genome window AAAGTTAATGGGTAAGCCACTCGTATTTGTATCTATGCTCTAGAAAAATTACAGGTGCCACTTCCAGATGCAATCATCGTATATTCATTACAAACACGTGGGGTGGAGAACTGTCTCTGCCGTTGAGACCTCTTGCAGAGGtactgggtttggttcccagaactcacatagagGCTCACAGTGTCGTAACTCCAATTGCAGGGGATCTCTCATCCACTTTGGTCTCCATGGGCATTGGGCATTCAGGTGATAGATTTACATATGCGCGGGCAAATCACGCATACACATAAACtagtataaataaatctttaaaaatagcaTAGCTTTAAGAAAACCCTTAAGGAAGACATGAAGCAAGTACACTATACAGATATGTGCACAGTAGTTATTGTGGAAGTTTTCACAATAGCTGTTATGGGAAGAAGGTGTCCGTCACCAGAGGGACGGAGCAAGAAGATGTGGTTCATACGcagaaatggaatattttcagtcataaataaaagcaaagcatGTCATTTTCAGGAAATGAATGGAATTGGAGGTGGTCGTCTTAAATGAATTTAGTCCGTCTCAGAGACAAATATCTTTGTTTCTCTCATCCGTGGGTTTCAGATTTTAAAGATACATAAAATCATACATGTTACAGATGACATTAACGTAGAGGAGAAACTGGGTGAACAAAGGACTAAGGGAGGTGGAGGAGTACAAAATAGCAGGAAATGAGTGAGAATATGCTGAAGAAGGTTATGTGCGCGCATGAAAATGTATCCTGTGCACGCACGATGCGGCTCCTGTAGGCTCTCTCCGTCAGATGGCGCGATACTTTGAGCGCGGCGTCTGGCGACCAGCTGAcgcctcctccctctgctccagACGGAGACCGAGGCCTGGAGAAGGGACTGTCGGGATAGTAGGAAGTGAGGCCCTGGGAAGGGGAGTGGTTCGGGGCTGATGCGCACCGCGCCAGGTTTCCGCGCCGCCCTGCTCCCCTCGCCGTGGCCCTCAAACGCACAGCCGCGACCATGCCCCTCCACGTGAGCCTTGCCAACGGCAACCGCGACCTGGACTACGACTCGGTGCAGCCGTACTTCATGTGTGACGATGAGGAGGAGGACGTGCACCAGCAGCCGCCGCAGCCGCCTGCGCCCAGCGAGGACATCTGGAAGAAATTCGAGCTGCTGCCCACGCCGCGCCCGTCCCCGGGCCACGCCGGGCTCTGCTCACCTTCCTGCCAAGCGCTCGCCGAGTCTCTCTCCCCAAAGAACCACGGTGATGATAGCTTCTCCACCGCAGACCTGAGGGAGATGGTGCCCGAGCTGCCAGCAGGAGACGCGGTGAGGCAGAGCTTCGTTTGCGACACGGACGACGAGACTTTCGTGAAGAACATCATCCTGCGAGACTGTATGTGGAACGGTGTCTCGGCCTCCGCCAAGCTGGTCTCCAAGCTGGACCCCTACCACGCTGTGCGCAAAGAAGGCCCCAGCGGCAGCCCGGCGGCGGACACCGACCCTGCCACCTCTCCAGACTGCACCTCCAACACCTGAGCGCACAGCACTGGTCTTGGGACTGTAAGCTTCAGCCATGTTAACTGCCTCAAATTCTGGGCATGAAAGaacccctctccccttttctttttttaagtttgtcATCCTTCGTCACCCCCCTTAACAGATgtatttgtttaaaagaaaaaaacttttaagTTTATTAAATTTCCAACGTCTAGTGGACCCTTAAATGTAAATAACTCCAATAAAGCATTTTATCAGTTATACAAGATCTTAAAATATGAAGTATAAAAGTATATTTTTCTTGTAAAAGTTGGTTCTTTTCAAttgttttaagaaaaacaaaataattggcAAATATGTTGACCCTACGCTAAAAAAGTATAGCCAtacaaaaattatcaaaataaaatgaaaagccaaggagctacagaaaaagaaaaaagaaaaaactgctaaaagtatgattaaaaaaagaaaaagggaaagtttaTGTAACCAAAAAGGAAAAGCATA of Meriones unguiculatus strain TT.TT164.6M chromosome 8, Bangor_MerUng_6.1, whole genome shotgun sequence contains these proteins:
- the LOC110550861 gene encoding protein B-Myc-like yields the protein MPLHVSLANGNRDLDYDSVQPYFMCDDEEEDVHQQPPQPPAPSEDIWKKFELLPTPRPSPGHAGLCSPSCQALAESLSPKNHGDDSFSTADLREMVPELPAGDAVRQSFVCDTDDETFVKNIILRDCMWNGVSASAKLVSKLDPYHAVRKEGPSGSPAADTDPATSPDCTSNT